From a region of the Tenggerimyces flavus genome:
- a CDS encoding glycosyltransferase family 39 protein, whose protein sequence is MTTTIPGNPPAAVAASDRTPAAWRRWVVGLVRGNSYDPRWVRPTLLALLSATAVLYVWGLGASGYANSFYSAAAQAGADSWKAFFFGSSDAANSITVDKTPASLWLMALSVRAFGLSSWSILLPQALAGVATVGVLYATVRRWFPPSAGLIAGAVMALTPVATLMFRFNNPDALLVLLLTLGAYATVRAVEKASAKWLMLVGVLVGFAFLTKMLQALLVIPAFALVYLLAAPTGWGRRIRQLLLAGLALVVSGGWWVAVVELIPAQYRPYIGGSQTNSVLDLMFGYNGLGRLNGEEVGSVGGGGGAGGGPGWGETGIGRLFNAENGGQVAWLLPAALVLLIAGLVLRGRSPLVDRPRAAFVLWGGWLVATALVFSFMAGIYHAYYTVALAPAIGAVVGMGVVALWRERGRIWVPIVLALTLAGTSVWAYVLLGRSATFVPWLRTVILVVGIFAALALLVVELLPRRLAQGVAAVAALVALAGPAAYSLQTAAAAHTGSIPTAGPAVANARGGGPGGGGGRMFGPGQGQAPQGAPPGGGGRFGGGGGGGGGAGGLLNGANVSTELVALLKAGGTSFTWAAASVGSQNAASYQLASGLPVMAIGGFNGSDPSPTLAQFQQYVASGQIHYFLGGGGFGSRGGSSSSTEIAEWVAANFEAQTIGTSTVYDLSSGSTASASI, encoded by the coding sequence ATGACAACGACGATTCCCGGCAACCCGCCGGCAGCCGTTGCCGCCAGCGACCGGACTCCCGCCGCCTGGCGGCGCTGGGTCGTCGGGCTCGTCCGCGGCAACTCATACGACCCTCGGTGGGTACGTCCCACGCTCCTGGCTCTGCTGTCCGCGACCGCGGTCCTGTACGTCTGGGGGCTCGGCGCGTCCGGCTACGCGAACAGCTTCTACTCCGCCGCCGCCCAGGCCGGCGCGGACAGCTGGAAGGCGTTCTTCTTCGGTTCCTCCGACGCCGCGAACTCGATCACGGTCGACAAGACGCCGGCGTCGCTGTGGCTGATGGCGCTGTCCGTGCGCGCGTTCGGGCTGAGCTCGTGGAGCATCCTGCTGCCGCAGGCTCTGGCGGGCGTGGCGACCGTCGGGGTGCTGTACGCGACCGTACGGCGGTGGTTCCCGCCCTCGGCTGGACTGATCGCTGGCGCGGTGATGGCGCTGACTCCCGTTGCCACGTTGATGTTCCGCTTCAACAACCCGGACGCTCTGCTCGTGCTGCTGCTGACTCTTGGCGCCTACGCGACTGTGCGGGCCGTCGAGAAGGCGAGCGCGAAGTGGCTCATGCTCGTCGGCGTGCTGGTGGGCTTCGCGTTCCTCACCAAGATGTTGCAAGCGCTGTTGGTGATTCCGGCGTTCGCTCTGGTGTACCTGCTCGCGGCGCCGACGGGGTGGGGCCGGCGGATCCGTCAGCTTCTGCTGGCGGGCTTGGCGTTGGTGGTGTCCGGCGGCTGGTGGGTGGCGGTGGTGGAGCTGATCCCCGCGCAGTACCGGCCATACATCGGCGGCTCGCAGACCAACAGCGTGCTGGATCTGATGTTCGGCTACAACGGTCTTGGTCGGCTGAACGGTGAGGAGGTCGGCTCGGTCGGTGGTGGAGGTGGCGCCGGGGGCGGGCCAGGCTGGGGCGAGACCGGGATCGGGCGGTTGTTCAACGCCGAGAACGGTGGTCAGGTCGCGTGGCTGCTGCCTGCCGCGCTGGTCCTCCTGATCGCGGGGCTCGTGCTGCGTGGCCGTTCGCCGCTCGTTGACCGGCCCCGTGCGGCGTTCGTGCTGTGGGGCGGCTGGTTAGTGGCGACCGCGCTGGTGTTCAGCTTCATGGCGGGGATCTATCACGCGTACTACACGGTGGCGCTGGCTCCGGCGATCGGCGCTGTCGTGGGGATGGGCGTGGTCGCTCTGTGGCGGGAGCGGGGGCGGATCTGGGTGCCGATCGTGCTGGCTCTGACGCTCGCGGGGACGTCGGTCTGGGCCTACGTGCTGCTCGGCCGGAGTGCGACGTTCGTGCCGTGGCTGCGGACGGTGATCCTCGTCGTCGGCATCTTCGCGGCGCTGGCCTTGCTGGTGGTGGAGCTGCTGCCGCGACGGTTGGCGCAGGGTGTGGCGGCGGTGGCCGCTCTCGTCGCGCTGGCCGGGCCGGCGGCCTACTCGCTGCAGACCGCGGCCGCGGCGCACACCGGCTCGATCCCGACGGCGGGTCCCGCGGTGGCGAACGCGCGCGGCGGCGGGCCTGGCGGCGGTGGTGGGCGGATGTTCGGCCCCGGCCAGGGCCAGGCACCGCAGGGCGCGCCGCCCGGCGGAGGTGGTCGCTTCGGTGGTGGCGGTGGTGGCGGTGGTGGCGCTGGCGGCCTGCTGAACGGCGCGAACGTCAGCACCGAGCTGGTCGCGCTGCTGAAGGCCGGCGGCACCTCGTTCACCTGGGCCGCGGCCTCGGTCGGCTCGCAGAACGCGGCCAGCTACCAGCTCGCGAGTGGCCTGCCTGTGATGGCGATCGGCGGCTTCAACGGCAGCGACCCGTCACCGACGCTGGCGCAGTTCCAGCAGTACGTCGCCTCCGGTCAGATCCATTACTTCCTCGGCGGCGGTGGCTTCGGCAGCCGCGGCGGCAGCTCGAGCTCGACCGAGATCGCCGAATGGGTCGCGGCCAACTTCGAGGCCCAGACCATCGGGACCTCCACCGTCTACGACCTCTCGTCCGGCTCGACCGCCTCGGCGAGCATCTGA
- a CDS encoding ABC1 kinase family protein, with translation MNQPPPFLDNPVFIVIIAVVTVTTFIVTMTLFSLAARRILGMQVGFLRSVIAGFIGLMVSNGLLQLPWRVEATSFTPAWIGVFTISLGFGLLVAMIFLVALEAAAASGLRIAPIQWLRALRRALGRGRRYSKITMIAFRHGLGPYLRGRRTAPSDGGRQGQVRLAQSLREALEEGGVTFVKLGQVLSTRRDMLPIEFVEELSRLQDQVPPAPWEQIEAVLTSELNARPSEVFAEISSTPLAAASVAQVHQARLKTGQDVVIKVQRPDIRKIVDRDLDIVIRLARTLEVRTSWGRSFGAIALAEGFAAALREELDFDIEARNIGAVSTATRDRGGDTGVVLPTVYEEMSTSRVLVLSRLEGTPLGALESVVEERELDRLELGRALLGAILKQVMLDGVFHADPHPGNVFLLADNRLGLLDFGSVGRLDGMIRTSLQHLLLSLERGDPAGMRDSLLEIVTRPEDIDEQRLERALGQFMARHLGAGSTPDLAMFSDLFRLIAFYELSIPPEVAAVFRALATLEGTLAQLSPGFNIVSEARAFATSQLTSQLTGTSLRETATAELMSLLPMLRRLPRRIDRISSALEQGRFSVNVRLFSDERDRRYASGLLHQLVLTFLAAAAGFMAVYLLGSDEGPPFVADVSLYQLFGYNILLIGCVLALRVLYLTFRAPRRE, from the coding sequence GTGAACCAGCCACCGCCGTTCCTCGACAACCCGGTGTTCATCGTCATCATCGCCGTGGTCACGGTCACGACGTTCATCGTCACGATGACGCTGTTCTCCCTCGCGGCCCGGCGAATCCTGGGCATGCAGGTCGGGTTCCTCCGCAGCGTGATCGCCGGGTTCATCGGGCTGATGGTCAGCAACGGGCTCCTCCAGCTGCCCTGGCGAGTCGAGGCAACGAGCTTCACCCCGGCGTGGATTGGTGTGTTCACGATCTCGCTCGGCTTCGGCCTGCTGGTCGCGATGATCTTCCTCGTCGCGCTCGAGGCGGCGGCCGCGAGTGGTCTCCGGATCGCGCCGATCCAGTGGCTGCGGGCGCTGCGGCGTGCGCTCGGCCGTGGCCGCCGGTACAGCAAGATCACCATGATCGCGTTCCGGCACGGCCTCGGCCCGTACCTGCGCGGCCGGCGCACCGCGCCGAGCGACGGGGGACGGCAGGGGCAGGTACGGCTCGCGCAGTCGCTGCGCGAGGCGCTCGAAGAGGGCGGCGTCACGTTCGTCAAGCTCGGCCAGGTGCTGTCGACGCGGCGCGACATGCTGCCGATCGAGTTCGTCGAGGAGCTGAGCCGGCTGCAGGACCAGGTCCCGCCGGCGCCGTGGGAGCAGATCGAGGCCGTTCTCACCAGCGAGCTGAACGCGCGGCCGAGTGAGGTCTTCGCCGAGATCAGCAGTACGCCGTTGGCCGCCGCCTCGGTCGCCCAGGTCCATCAGGCCAGGCTGAAGACCGGCCAGGACGTCGTGATCAAGGTGCAGCGACCGGACATCCGGAAGATTGTCGATCGCGATCTCGACATCGTGATCCGGCTGGCCCGCACGTTGGAGGTCCGAACGTCGTGGGGCCGCTCGTTCGGCGCGATCGCGCTCGCCGAGGGGTTCGCCGCGGCACTGCGAGAAGAGCTCGACTTCGACATCGAGGCTCGGAACATCGGTGCCGTCAGCACCGCGACCCGCGACCGCGGCGGCGACACGGGCGTCGTGCTGCCGACGGTGTACGAGGAGATGTCGACCTCGCGCGTACTCGTCCTCAGCCGGCTCGAGGGTACGCCGCTCGGCGCGCTGGAGTCCGTCGTCGAGGAACGGGAGCTCGACCGGCTCGAGCTCGGGCGAGCGCTGCTCGGCGCGATCCTCAAGCAGGTCATGCTGGACGGGGTGTTCCACGCCGATCCACATCCGGGCAACGTGTTCCTGCTCGCCGACAATCGCCTTGGCCTGTTGGACTTCGGCTCGGTCGGTCGGCTCGACGGGATGATCCGTACGTCGTTGCAGCACCTGCTGCTCTCGCTCGAACGCGGCGATCCGGCGGGCATGCGTGACTCGCTGTTGGAGATCGTCACGCGGCCGGAGGACATCGACGAGCAGCGGCTGGAACGCGCGCTCGGTCAGTTCATGGCGCGGCATCTCGGGGCGGGCTCGACACCGGACCTGGCGATGTTCAGCGACCTGTTCCGGCTGATCGCGTTCTACGAACTGTCGATCCCGCCCGAGGTTGCGGCGGTGTTCCGCGCCTTGGCAACGCTGGAAGGGACTCTGGCGCAGCTGTCGCCCGGTTTCAACATCGTGTCGGAGGCCCGTGCGTTCGCCACGTCGCAGCTGACCTCGCAGCTCACCGGCACCTCGCTGCGCGAGACCGCGACCGCCGAGCTGATGTCGCTGCTCCCGATGCTGCGGCGGCTGCCGCGGCGGATCGACCGGATCTCCAGCGCGCTGGAACAGGGCCGGTTCAGCGTGAACGTGCGGCTGTTCTCCGACGAACGGGACCGCCGGTACGCCTCCGGGCTGCTGCACCAGCTCGTGCTCACGTTCCTCGCCGCGGCCGCCGGCTTCATGGCCGTCTACCTGCTCGGCAGCGACGAAGGCCCACCGTTCGTCGCCGACGTGAGCCTCTATCAGCTGTTCGGCTACAACATTCTGCTGATCGGCTGTGTCCTCGCACTCCGCGTGCTGTACCTGACGTTCCGGGCACCACGCCGCGAGTGA